The window TGCGCATCAGCACCCTTCAGACCCAAGGGGGGGAGGTATTCGAGGACAAGCTCTACCTGGCCAAGGCCAATCCCCGGCAGCCCGAGGTGGGAGATCTGCGCATCGGCTATGCCGCCTACGCCCCGGGCGGAACCGTCACAGTCTATGGCGAACTCGAGACGATGGGCAGCCTGACGCCTCACCGACGGGATGGCGTTGGCATGTACCGCCTCTTCGCCGGTACGCAGGAAGATGCCCTGGCCCAGTTGACCCGGGAACACGGCCCCCAGCTGTGGAGCTGTCGCGCCCTGATGGGGCTGCTCTCTTGGGCGGGGCTCTGGTTGATGTTGGCTCGACTCAACGGCTGGCTGAGCCAGCTGCCCTTCCCCGGGGGACACGGCCGGGTGATCTCCGGGGCCCAAACGTTGCCGATTGCGCTGGTCATGACAGGCGCCCTCGTGCTCGCGATACGCGCCACGCATCACCTGGGTATGGCCGTGGCTGTGGAAGCCTTGGCGCTGCTACTGGCCTGCCACTTCTGGGGCGAACTTCCTGCGCGCGCCAAACGCAAATTGATATGACCCAGCGCCACGCTTTCCGGGCGAAGGTCATATGACGCGGAGGAATCTCCCTCCCCCCGATGCCCGGTGCCCGCGAGACTTACGGGCATTCGCCGCGTCCTCCAAACGCCACGTATGACCGCCAGGGGTGCCCCAAGGCTTGCATCTGCGCCGAGAATCAGGTATGAGGGCCTGGGTCCACCGGGATGGGAGGAACGGGCTTGGCGGGAAACGCAGGCAGCGGAGCAGGGTTGCTAGCTTGGGCGGTCACGGCCATGGGCCTGCTGCTGCTGTCAGGCTGTCAGGACGACCTGCCCAATACGGACCATCTCAAGGCCCCCTTGGTGGAGACGGTCAGTGGGCCCTTTGCCCGGAACACCAATGCCCTGATTCCCGTCGGAGCCGGGGCGCCATGGCGCCCGACCGCCTTCTTGACGCCGTCTCCGGTGAATGTCACGGTCGCTTCAGGCCCGCAACAACCCGTGGCCACCGCAACGGTCGCCGGTTTCGAGCTGTTGCAGGCGCCCTCGCAGCCTCATCGGGCGTTGCTCGGCCAGATTGACCTCGAGGCGGCCAGTGCGCTGAGCAGCGGCGGCCGCTGGTCCCCCAGAGGGGAAACCGGGCGTTTTGTGTTCTGGGAACCCCGCAGCGAGGCGCCGGCCGGACGTTTCGTCGTGGCTGACCGAAACGCTTCCGGCACGCGCCCGGACGAGGTCGCCAGCCTGAGCTTGGTGGCCAGCCCTCCCATCACCAGCGCCTCGCCTGCTCCAGAGCAAGGGGGACCGGCCGTCGGGCTGCGCATCGCATTGACCCGCGTGGACACCGGCCAGCGCCTGCCCCTCGGCACCACGGCGAGGCGCCAACCTGTCTACGAGGTGTACACGAATGGCGTCGGTGAGTTCCAGGCCTTCCCGCTGGAGCCTGCCACAGGATTGTGGGAACTCACCGCACAGGCCCGGGCCAGCGACGGAATGCGCCCCGTGATGCGGGCCTGGCTGACGCCGCCTGCCAGCGGCAGCATCCGATTGGACGCGAATGACAGCTGGCTGACGCAGGTCTTGGAGCAGTCGGGCGAGCGTCTGATCGCCAAATGGCTGCGCGGCTCGAGCGAAGCCGGAGGGTTGGAGGATGATCCGGCCTTTGTTCAGGCCCCCGAACGCCTCCGGCAGCCGGTCCTCGCGATCGCCCGCCAGTGGCAAGCGACCCGCGCGAACCCGCTGGGCCCCAAGGCCGAGATTCCAGCCGCCCATCGCCGGCAAGCGGCTCGGGTGGTGCTGGCCCGACTCGTGCCGGAGCAGCTGACGATTTCGGAGGAAGCCATTCCAGCAACCCTGGAGGGAAGACGAAATGGGGGAGGCCTGGTGGGTTTACCAGTGGCCCGCACGTTGCGGGAATATCTGGAAGCGATCGCCACAGCGGCCCGAACCAAGATCAACCTCCGGTCCGACTATCCACGCGGCCAGGATTGGGCGCGGGACACGCAACTGGAGAAAGCCGGGCGCCTGCCGATTCCCTTTGGCCCGCTCCATCTGGCGCGTTTCGTGGTGGGAGAGGTCGCCCTGGGAGAGGCTCCGGCCGATGCCCAACTCGCCAACGTCTTGACCGACCTCGGGGCGGAGACAGACCCCGTGCGGGGAATCTCCCGGGCGTTGGTGTTGCAGGCCATCCGTCACGAACTGCT is drawn from Candidatus Sericytochromatia bacterium and contains these coding sequences:
- a CDS encoding TMEM43 family protein, which gives rise to RISTLQTQGGEVFEDKLYLAKANPRQPEVGDLRIGYAAYAPGGTVTVYGELETMGSLTPHRRDGVGMYRLFAGTQEDALAQLTREHGPQLWSCRALMGLLSWAGLWLMLARLNGWLSQLPFPGGHGRVISGAQTLPIALVMTGALVLAIRATHHLGMAVAVEALALLLACHFWGELPARAKRKLI